A single region of the Anaerostipes rhamnosivorans genome encodes:
- the dprA gene encoding DNA-processing protein DprA, with translation MNEKLSWFWFTSLLEMNRKTQGEILSVAVHPEELRKLSGETAMTLLSKRQYQLFLKTREESYICRRYDRLKEQNADYIIWKEPDYPERLRQIYDYPFGIFRKGRPVDSSLSIAMVGARSCTLYGREMAEYMAGELSKRGVLIVSGMARGIDGASHRGALQGKGTTAGVLGCGIDQVYPKEHRKLYQQVQERGVIYSEYGLGVEPFSFLFPQRNRIISGLADGILVVEARERSGSLITADCGLDQNKEIFAIPGNVTSSASKGCHHLIQQGAKLVSTPEDILNEFPKFRDISHNVCQFDKNSLARGEKMVYDVLSLEPKCLEQIAQESKLPIPEAVTSLYYLERQGLAEEILKNYYIIKYN, from the coding sequence GTGAATGAGAAACTTTCTTGGTTTTGGTTTACATCCCTTCTGGAGATGAACCGGAAAACACAGGGGGAGATCCTTTCCGTGGCAGTCCATCCGGAGGAACTTCGGAAACTCAGCGGAGAAACAGCAATGACCCTTCTCTCAAAGAGACAGTACCAGTTGTTTCTTAAGACCAGGGAGGAGTCATATATCTGTAGAAGATATGACAGATTAAAAGAGCAGAATGCAGATTATATTATATGGAAAGAACCGGATTATCCGGAAAGGCTCAGGCAGATTTATGACTACCCTTTCGGTATTTTCAGAAAAGGCCGGCCGGTCGATTCAAGCCTTTCCATTGCCATGGTTGGAGCCAGATCCTGTACCCTGTACGGAAGGGAAATGGCAGAGTATATGGCGGGGGAACTGTCAAAAAGGGGTGTACTCATCGTCAGCGGTATGGCCAGGGGGATCGACGGTGCGTCCCATAGAGGTGCACTGCAGGGTAAGGGAACAACGGCGGGTGTCTTAGGCTGCGGTATCGACCAGGTTTACCCAAAAGAACACCGAAAACTGTACCAGCAGGTGCAGGAGAGGGGAGTCATCTACTCTGAGTATGGGCTGGGTGTGGAGCCGTTTTCATTTCTTTTTCCGCAGAGAAACAGGATCATCAGCGGCCTGGCTGACGGTATCTTAGTGGTGGAGGCCAGGGAGAGAAGCGGATCTCTGATCACAGCAGACTGCGGATTGGACCAGAACAAAGAAATTTTTGCTATTCCGGGCAATGTGACAAGTTCTGCATCCAAGGGCTGTCATCACCTGATCCAGCAAGGCGCCAAGCTGGTTTCCACTCCGGAAGATATTCTGAATGAATTTCCAAAATTCAGAGATATTTCACATAATGTCTGTCAATTTGATAAAAATTCACTTGCTAGAGGTGAAAAAATGGTGTATGATGTTTTGAGTTTGGAACCCAAATGTCTGGAACAGATAGCCCAGGAGTCAAAACTGCCGATTCCGGAGGCAGTGACATCTTTGTATTATTTAGAACGGCAGGGGTTGGCAGAAGAAATACTGAAAAATTATTACATAATAAAATATAATTAA
- the topA gene encoding type I DNA topoisomerase has translation MPKYLVIVESPAKAKTINKFLGKNYTVIASNGHVRDLPKSTMGIDLEHNFEPKYITIRGKGEVLAALRKEVKKADKVYLATDPDREGEAISWHLYYALKLENKKCSRITFNEITKNAVKESLKHAREIDMDLVDAQQARRVLDRIVGYKISPLLWAKIKRGLSAGRVQSVALRLICDREEEINAFIPEEYWSLDAFLNVKGSKKPLEAKFAGDKDGKIEIENEEQLNEILSKLEGAKFKVDNVKVGERIKKAPLPFTTSTMQQDASSKLNFPTAKTMRIAQQLYEGVDIKGKGTVGLITYLRTDSTRISEEADKNAREFISETYGSDFVGNGQVAKKDNKNVQDAHEAIRPTYIENTPASLKEQLSRDQFRLYQLIWNRFMASRMSAAKYETTSVKIDANGYRFNASASKIVFDGFLTVYNIDNEKSKGNVMLKSIDTSTELKLKEFDHKQHFTQPPAHYTEATLVRTLEEQGIGRPSTYAPTISTIIARRYVVKEKKNLYVTELGEAVNTMMKKAFPSIVDVHFTATMEALLDMVEEGKVHWKSVVENFYPDLKEAVEAAEKELEQVTIEDEVTDVLCDQCGRNMVVKYGPYGKFLACPGFPDCRNTKPHFEKIGVPCPLCGKEVVLKKTKKGRKYYGCEDNPECEFMSWQKPSTVKCERCGKYMVEKGKKLVCSDEHCGYVCDLPKEEEVTE, from the coding sequence ATGCCAAAATACTTAGTAATTGTAGAATCACCAGCGAAAGCAAAGACGATCAATAAATTTTTAGGGAAAAATTATACAGTCATTGCGTCCAACGGTCACGTGAGGGATCTCCCGAAGAGTACCATGGGAATCGATCTGGAACATAATTTTGAACCAAAATATATCACGATCCGCGGCAAGGGAGAAGTATTGGCAGCATTGCGGAAAGAAGTAAAAAAGGCTGATAAAGTTTATCTCGCAACTGACCCCGACCGGGAAGGGGAAGCCATCTCATGGCATTTGTATTATGCCCTGAAGCTGGAGAATAAGAAATGCAGCCGTATTACATTTAATGAGATCACCAAGAATGCAGTCAAGGAATCCTTAAAGCACGCCAGGGAGATCGATATGGATCTGGTGGATGCCCAGCAGGCGAGACGTGTCCTGGACCGGATCGTGGGATATAAGATCAGTCCTCTTTTATGGGCAAAGATCAAGAGAGGGTTAAGTGCGGGCCGTGTACAGTCTGTGGCGCTTAGGCTGATCTGTGACCGGGAAGAAGAAATCAACGCATTCATACCGGAAGAATACTGGTCGCTGGACGCTTTTTTGAACGTGAAGGGAAGCAAAAAGCCTCTGGAAGCAAAGTTTGCAGGTGATAAAGACGGAAAGATTGAGATCGAAAATGAAGAACAGCTGAACGAGATCCTCTCCAAGCTTGAGGGGGCAAAGTTTAAAGTTGACAATGTGAAAGTTGGAGAGCGTATCAAGAAAGCACCTCTCCCGTTTACAACAAGTACCATGCAGCAGGATGCGTCCAGCAAGCTGAATTTTCCTACAGCTAAGACCATGAGGATTGCCCAGCAGCTGTATGAGGGTGTGGACATCAAAGGGAAAGGCACTGTCGGACTGATCACCTACCTGCGTACAGACTCCACAAGGATTTCTGAAGAAGCAGACAAAAATGCCAGAGAGTTCATTTCCGAAACCTACGGAAGTGATTTTGTGGGAAACGGACAAGTTGCGAAGAAAGACAACAAAAATGTGCAGGATGCCCATGAAGCCATCCGCCCTACTTACATCGAAAACACCCCGGCCAGCTTAAAAGAACAGCTTTCCAGAGACCAGTTCCGTCTATACCAGCTGATCTGGAACCGGTTCATGGCCAGCCGAATGAGTGCAGCGAAGTATGAGACTACATCGGTAAAGATCGACGCCAACGGATACAGATTTAACGCTTCAGCATCAAAGATTGTTTTTGACGGATTTTTGACCGTTTATAACATTGACAATGAAAAATCAAAAGGAAATGTCATGCTGAAAAGCATTGATACTTCCACGGAGCTGAAATTAAAAGAGTTTGATCACAAACAGCATTTCACCCAGCCGCCGGCACACTATACAGAAGCTACACTGGTGCGTACGTTGGAGGAACAGGGAATCGGGCGTCCGAGTACCTATGCGCCGACCATATCTACCATCATCGCCAGAAGGTACGTGGTAAAAGAGAAAAAGAATCTCTATGTGACCGAGCTGGGAGAAGCAGTCAACACCATGATGAAAAAGGCATTTCCGTCTATCGTGGATGTACATTTTACCGCAACAATGGAAGCGCTGCTGGATATGGTAGAGGAAGGAAAAGTCCACTGGAAATCAGTAGTGGAAAACTTCTACCCTGATCTGAAGGAAGCGGTTGAGGCTGCGGAAAAAGAACTGGAACAGGTGACTATAGAAGATGAGGTGACGGATGTGCTGTGCGACCAGTGCGGAAGAAACATGGTCGTCAAGTACGGGCCGTACGGTAAATTTCTCGCCTGTCCGGGATTCCCGGACTGCAGGAATACAAAACCTCACTTTGAGAAGATCGGAGTTCCTTGTCCGCTGTGCGGAAAAGAAGTCGTCCTGAAGAAAACAAAGAAAGGCCGGAAGTACTATGGCTGTGAAGACAATCCAGAATGCGAATTCATGTCATGGCAGAAACCTTCTACTGTCAAATGTGAACGCTGCGGCAAATACATGGTAGAGAAAGGTAAAAAACTGGTTTGTTCAGACGAACACTGCGGATATGTCTGTGATCTGCCGAAGGAGGAAGAAGTTACAGAATAA
- the codY gene encoding GTP-sensing pleiotropic transcriptional regulator CodY translates to MSVQLLDKTRKINKLLHNNNSQKVVFNDICQVLMEVMDSNVIVISKKGKILGIQNSDEIESIQEMISGKIGDYIDTDLNERLLTILSTKENVNLQTLGFESDIHHYCGIISPIDIAGERFGTLFMYRVEDDYTIDDIILAEYGTTVVGLEMMRSVSEEMESERRKRSIIESAFRTLSFTELEAVHHIFDELSGSEGILVASKIADRFGITRSVIVNALRKLESAGVIESRSSGMKGTYIKVVNDLIFDELNRSGRI, encoded by the coding sequence ATGAGTGTACAATTATTAGATAAAACCAGGAAGATCAATAAATTACTGCATAACAACAACTCGCAAAAAGTTGTATTTAATGACATCTGCCAGGTATTGATGGAAGTCATGGATTCTAATGTGATCGTTATCAGCAAAAAGGGTAAGATCCTAGGCATACAGAATTCAGACGAGATCGAGTCCATCCAGGAGATGATCAGCGGCAAGATCGGAGATTACATTGACACAGATTTGAACGAGAGGCTTTTGACCATCTTATCCACCAAAGAAAATGTCAATCTTCAGACTCTTGGCTTTGAAAGTGACATTCACCACTACTGCGGGATCATTTCCCCGATCGACATTGCGGGAGAGAGATTCGGCACTCTGTTTATGTACCGGGTGGAAGACGATTATACCATCGATGACATTATCCTTGCAGAATACGGAACCACAGTCGTGGGACTGGAAATGATGCGTTCCGTCAGTGAAGAAATGGAAAGTGAACGCAGAAAACGGAGCATCATTGAGTCCGCGTTCCGGACCCTCTCATTTACCGAGCTGGAAGCTGTCCATCATATCTTTGATGAACTGAGCGGAAGTGAGGGGATTCTGGTCGCCAGCAAGATTGCCGATCGGTTTGGGATCACCCGGTCTGTCATCGTCAATGCGCTGCGGAAACTGGAGAGCGCAGGGGTGATCGAATCCCGCTCTTCCGGTATGAAGGGAACATACATCAAAGTGGTAAATGACCTGATTTTTGACGAATTAAACAGATCCGGGCGTATCTAA